The Brenneria rubrifaciens genome has a window encoding:
- the recX gene encoding recombination regulator RecX, which translates to MSKPLRYAMNVLAVREHSEAEIRRKLAAYLRKFAPTETGSDDVTGNISVEEIESAILYCTEHGWLDDERFAHRYIRSRSRKGYGAQRIRTELGQKGIDKGTIVAAFNECDIDWCELAKSVAERKFGYPLPVEWKEKVKLQRYLLYRGFFHEEIQFVYANFSD; encoded by the coding sequence GTGAGTAAACCATTACGTTATGCAATGAACGTGCTTGCTGTTCGCGAACATAGTGAAGCTGAGATACGCCGCAAGCTTGCGGCGTATCTGCGTAAATTTGCACCGACAGAAACCGGTTCAGATGATGTAACCGGAAACATTTCTGTCGAAGAAATCGAATCAGCCATACTCTACTGTACCGAACATGGCTGGCTGGATGATGAACGTTTTGCCCATCGTTATATCCGCAGTCGCAGCCGTAAGGGATATGGCGCACAGCGTATCAGAACGGAATTAGGCCAAAAAGGTATCGACAAAGGAACGATTGTCGCCGCTTTTAATGAATGTGATATTGACTGGTGTGAGCTGGCAAAGTCGGTAGCAGAACGAAAATTCGGGTATCCTCTACCTGTAGAATGGAAAGAAAAAGTAAAATTGCAGCGATATTTGCTATATCGTGGTTTTTTTCATGAAGAAATCCAATTCGTTTATGCGAATTTTTCAGATTGA
- the alaS gene encoding alanine--tRNA ligase, whose product MSKSTAEIRQAFLDFFHSKGHQVVDSSSLVPNNDPTLLFTNAGMNQFKDVFLGLDKRGYLRATTSQRCVRAGGKHNDLENVGYTARHHTFFEMLGNFSFGDYFKQDAIHYAWELLTAPKWFNLPKEKLWVTIYATDDEAYDIWANEIGIPHERIIRIGDNKGEPFASDNFWQMGDTGPCGPCSEIFYDHGDHVAGGPPGSHDEDGDRYIEIWNLVFMQFNRQADGTMLPLPKPSVDTGMGLERVSAVLQHVNSNYEIDLFKTLIAAVAKTVCTTDLDNKSLRVIADHIRSCAFLIADGVIPSNENRGYVLRRIIRRAVRHGNMLGATEAFFYKLVAPLIEVMGSAATELKKQQSQVELALKTEEEQFARTLERGLSLLDDEIKKLSGDTLDGETAFKLYDTYGFPIDLTADVCRERGLKVDEKGFDLAMEAQRQRAREASGFGVDYNNVVRVDASTPFCGYEQTRQQSTVIAIYHDGKAVDQIEAGEEAVVILGETPFYGESGGQVGDKGELKSANASFAVQDTQKYGKAIGHIGKLTLGTLRINDSVDAIVDSERRDRIRLNHSATHLLHAALRQVLGNHVAQRGSLVNDSYLRFDFSHTEAMKPEQIRQVEDIVNTQIRRNLAVQTDVMALSDAKDKGAMALFGEKYDAHVRVLIMGDFSIELCGGTHANRTGDIGLFQIVSESGTAAGVRRIEAVTGEKALSALHRQSDVLQDIAQLLKGDSNNLGDKVRSVIERTRTLEKELQQLKAQHAAQESSSLSGKAKEINGTKLLVTQLDNVEAKLLRSMVDDLKNQLGSAIIVLATTAEGKVSLISGVTKDLTDRVKAGELVGFVAQQVGGKGGGRPDMAQAGGTDAVALPSALASVEAWVTDKL is encoded by the coding sequence ATGAGCAAGAGCACCGCTGAGATCCGTCAAGCGTTTCTCGATTTTTTCCACAGTAAGGGACATCAGGTTGTTGATAGCAGTTCCCTGGTGCCGAATAACGACCCAACCCTGTTATTCACTAATGCGGGTATGAATCAGTTCAAAGACGTGTTTCTGGGACTGGATAAACGTGGCTATCTAAGAGCGACGACTTCGCAGCGCTGCGTGCGGGCGGGTGGTAAACATAACGACTTGGAAAATGTTGGTTATACCGCGCGCCATCATACTTTCTTCGAAATGTTGGGTAATTTCAGTTTTGGCGATTACTTTAAACAGGATGCAATCCATTACGCATGGGAACTGTTGACCGCACCAAAGTGGTTTAACCTGCCAAAAGAGAAATTGTGGGTAACGATATACGCCACGGATGACGAGGCCTATGATATTTGGGCAAATGAAATCGGCATCCCACATGAGCGCATCATTCGCATTGGAGACAATAAGGGCGAACCCTTTGCGTCAGATAATTTCTGGCAGATGGGCGACACCGGCCCTTGTGGTCCGTGTTCTGAAATTTTCTACGATCATGGCGACCATGTCGCCGGCGGCCCGCCAGGAAGCCATGATGAAGACGGCGATCGTTATATTGAGATCTGGAATCTCGTTTTCATGCAGTTTAACCGTCAGGCTGACGGTACGATGCTGCCGTTGCCCAAGCCTTCTGTTGATACCGGAATGGGGTTAGAGCGAGTTTCTGCTGTGTTGCAGCATGTGAACTCGAACTATGAGATCGATTTATTCAAGACGCTGATTGCTGCGGTAGCCAAAACAGTCTGTACGACTGACCTGGACAATAAATCGTTACGTGTTATTGCCGACCATATTCGCTCCTGTGCTTTCCTGATCGCCGATGGCGTAATACCTTCCAATGAAAACCGTGGCTACGTTCTGCGTCGTATTATTCGCCGCGCTGTTCGTCATGGCAATATGCTGGGGGCGACGGAAGCATTTTTCTATAAGCTGGTCGCACCGCTAATCGAGGTCATGGGTTCTGCGGCGACTGAACTAAAAAAACAGCAGTCGCAGGTTGAGCTAGCGCTCAAAACGGAAGAAGAGCAGTTTGCCCGGACGTTGGAGCGTGGTTTGTCATTGCTGGATGATGAGATCAAAAAACTGTCCGGTGACACGCTGGACGGCGAAACGGCTTTCAAACTTTATGATACCTATGGTTTCCCCATCGATCTCACGGCTGATGTGTGTCGTGAACGCGGTTTGAAGGTTGATGAGAAAGGATTTGACCTAGCGATGGAAGCTCAGCGTCAGCGTGCCCGTGAAGCCAGTGGCTTTGGTGTCGATTACAACAATGTTGTTCGCGTGGATGCATCAACCCCATTTTGTGGTTATGAGCAGACACGCCAGCAATCCACCGTTATTGCGATCTATCACGATGGCAAAGCGGTAGATCAGATTGAAGCGGGCGAAGAGGCCGTTGTTATTCTTGGTGAAACCCCATTTTATGGTGAATCTGGTGGGCAGGTTGGTGACAAAGGTGAATTAAAAAGCGCCAATGCGAGCTTTGCTGTTCAGGATACCCAGAAATATGGTAAGGCTATCGGTCATATTGGCAAGCTGACTCTGGGGACTCTGCGTATTAATGATAGCGTAGATGCTATTGTTGATAGTGAGCGGCGTGACCGTATTCGTTTGAATCACTCCGCCACTCACTTGCTGCATGCTGCACTGCGTCAGGTCTTAGGCAATCATGTCGCGCAGAGAGGCTCGTTGGTTAACGACAGCTATCTGCGTTTCGATTTCTCTCATACCGAAGCGATGAAACCTGAGCAGATCCGTCAGGTCGAAGATATCGTCAATACACAGATTCGTCGTAATCTCGCGGTACAAACCGATGTTATGGCGCTGTCTGATGCGAAAGATAAGGGTGCGATGGCGCTTTTCGGCGAGAAATATGACGCCCATGTTCGTGTGTTGATCATGGGTGATTTCTCTATCGAACTCTGCGGTGGAACGCACGCCAATCGTACGGGCGACATCGGTTTGTTCCAGATCGTTTCCGAATCCGGTACTGCTGCTGGTGTTCGGCGCATTGAAGCTGTGACGGGTGAAAAGGCCTTGTCCGCGTTACATCGCCAAAGTGATGTTTTGCAGGACATCGCTCAGCTTCTCAAAGGCGATAGCAACAATTTGGGTGACAAAGTCCGTTCTGTCATAGAGCGGACTCGTACACTGGAAAAAGAGCTTCAACAACTGAAAGCTCAACACGCTGCACAGGAAAGTTCTTCTCTTTCGGGTAAAGCGAAAGAAATCAACGGCACTAAACTGTTGGTCACTCAGTTGGATAATGTGGAGGCCAAGTTGCTTCGCTCCATGGTGGATGACCTGAAAAATCAGTTAGGGTCGGCCATCATTGTGTTAGCAACGACGGCAGAGGGTAAAGTCAGCCTGATCTCTGGCGTGACGAAAGATCTGACCGACCGCGTGAAAGCTGGAGAGTT